One Desulfatiglans anilini DSM 4660 DNA segment encodes these proteins:
- a CDS encoding calcium/sodium antiporter, producing MLLQLMFLTMGFGCLVLGAEILVRGSSRLASAWGVSPLVIGLTVVAFGTSSPEAAVSVWASIGGQSGLAMGNVIGSNIFNILVVLGMSAVVCPLVVAQQVVRLDVPLMIGASLLLYVLLLDGALGRWDGALLFTILVLYTVWAIRKSRRETKAVEAAYREAFEPPPSAVGPSRPVFNGLLVAGGLGLLLAGSHLLVQSAVFIARVWGVSELVIGLTIVAAGTSLPELATSVIAAFRKERDIAVGNVVGSNLFNILGVLGMSALAASTPLSVAEASLKLDLPVMVLAALACLPVFFTGHRINRWEGFFFLIYYGVYILYLILLLRDRGGLLTLEWVVAVFVLPVTAVTLAVSVYRQMRGR from the coding sequence ATGCTGCTGCAGTTGATGTTTCTGACGATGGGGTTCGGCTGCCTCGTTCTGGGCGCGGAGATTCTGGTGCGAGGATCCTCCAGGCTGGCTTCGGCCTGGGGTGTTTCGCCTTTGGTCATCGGCCTGACGGTCGTCGCTTTCGGCACGAGTTCACCCGAGGCGGCGGTGAGCGTCTGGGCCTCCATCGGGGGCCAATCCGGGCTCGCCATGGGCAATGTCATCGGGAGCAATATCTTCAACATCCTGGTGGTGCTGGGGATGTCGGCCGTCGTATGCCCCCTGGTAGTCGCGCAACAGGTGGTGAGGCTCGATGTGCCGCTGATGATCGGGGCCTCGCTCCTCCTTTATGTCCTGCTCCTCGACGGGGCGCTTGGGAGGTGGGACGGCGCGCTGCTGTTTACGATTCTGGTCCTGTACACCGTTTGGGCGATCCGCAAAAGCCGCAGGGAAACGAAGGCGGTAGAGGCGGCTTACCGCGAAGCGTTCGAGCCGCCGCCGAGTGCAGTGGGGCCCAGCCGCCCGGTGTTCAACGGCCTCCTTGTGGCCGGCGGGCTCGGCCTACTCCTTGCGGGCTCGCATCTGCTTGTCCAGAGCGCTGTATTCATCGCCAGGGTCTGGGGGGTGAGCGAACTGGTGATCGGATTGACGATCGTCGCGGCGGGCACCTCCCTGCCTGAACTGGCCACTTCGGTGATCGCCGCATTCCGAAAAGAACGCGATATCGCGGTAGGTAACGTTGTCGGGAGTAATCTGTTCAATATCCTCGGCGTACTCGGGATGAGCGCACTTGCCGCTTCGACGCCTCTGAGCGTGGCCGAGGCCTCTCTGAAGCTCGATCTGCCGGTGATGGTCCTGGCGGCGCTGGCCTGTCTGCCCGTCTTTTTCACCGGTCATCGGATCAATCGCTGGGAGGGTTTCTTTTTTCTGATCTATTACGGAGTGTACATCCTCTATCTCATCCTTCTCCTCAGGGACAGGGGCGGCCTCCTCACCCTGGAGTGGGTCGTGGCTGTTTTCGTCTTGCCGGTCACGGCGGTTACCCTGGCCGTCTCGGTTTACCGCCAGATGAGAGGGCGCTAA
- a CDS encoding UDP-N-acetylglucosamine--N-acetylmuramyl-(pentapeptide) pyrophosphoryl-undecaprenol N-acetylglucosamine transferase — MIGAGDTAGHIHMGVAIAEEADVCFPAAEIVLVCAAGRFPSKRMRDCGYDILFLDIGPYDRGNPGNNLRLPLDFIRSLRQSLRILAQRRPHVVVGLGGYPTGPLVLAARLKHIPTLLVEPNLHPGLANRFLAAAADRICIAFKDTAAFFPRRKIALTGTPVRQAALPSSITREEACIRFDLNPGLKTVLIVGGSLGLDSLNKALSLEVHRLIASGLQVIWQTGDQHFKRIQAGIPPNLLKHCRIFPFIASIAQAYAAADLVVSAAGAITMTELALWRKPVIVVPSSKATEGHQIANARKYAAAGACILVREEASASSLTDTILAAIGSPEDLNGVSTGIEAFARPDAGASILQEIEKLAGAPRYKQPEAPSR; from the coding sequence ATGATCGGTGCTGGAGACACAGCCGGTCACATCCACATGGGGGTTGCCATCGCAGAGGAGGCTGACGTCTGCTTCCCTGCGGCCGAGATCGTGCTTGTCTGCGCGGCCGGCAGATTTCCATCCAAACGTATGCGCGATTGCGGATACGACATCCTCTTCCTTGACATCGGACCCTACGACAGGGGAAATCCTGGAAATAACCTTCGGCTTCCATTGGATTTCATTCGCAGTCTCCGCCAGTCCCTGCGCATCCTGGCCCAGCGCCGCCCCCATGTCGTCGTCGGCCTCGGGGGTTACCCCACAGGCCCTCTCGTTTTGGCGGCGCGACTGAAACACATTCCCACCCTTCTTGTCGAGCCGAATCTTCATCCCGGCCTGGCCAACCGCTTTCTCGCCGCAGCGGCGGACCGGATCTGCATCGCTTTCAAGGACACAGCAGCATTCTTCCCGCGCCGCAAGATCGCTTTGACCGGCACGCCGGTGCGCCAGGCCGCCCTCCCCTCGAGCATCACCCGTGAAGAGGCATGTATCCGCTTCGATCTGAATCCGGGATTGAAAACCGTTCTGATCGTGGGAGGCAGCCTGGGGCTTGACAGCCTCAACAAGGCGCTAAGTCTCGAAGTGCATCGCCTGATCGCGAGCGGCCTCCAAGTGATCTGGCAGACTGGTGACCAGCATTTTAAACGTATTCAAGCGGGCATTCCTCCTAACCTCCTCAAGCACTGCAGAATATTCCCCTTCATTGCCTCCATCGCCCAGGCCTATGCCGCCGCCGATCTGGTGGTGAGCGCCGCAGGCGCGATCACCATGACAGAACTCGCCCTGTGGAGAAAACCGGTTATCGTCGTTCCCTCCTCCAAGGCCACCGAAGGGCATCAGATCGCCAACGCCCGAAAATATGCCGCCGCCGGTGCATGCATCCTCGTCAGGGAGGAGGCCTCCGCTTCGAGCCTCACCGACACCATTCTCGCTGCCATTGGAAGCCCCGAGGATCTAAACGGGGTTTCAACCGGGATCGAGGCTTTCGCCCGGCCCGACGCCGGCGCGTCGATCCTGCAGGAGATCGAAAAACTGGCTGGAGCGCCTCGATACAAACAGCCTGAAGCCCCCTCTCGCTGA
- a CDS encoding STT3 domain-containing protein — MKPEASHFICRHRDWILPIILVFLLCTGIRLIDLIHWDRPDLFIDGQRVMATHDAYAWLAGAERVNQYSCHPMALLLRFLHAATGLGVANLAFWLPVFMAPLAALPIVVLGLWWRAPLGTVLAGTLCTVSSGYLIRSRLGFYDTDPLALFFAVGLGVALVCWLEPVLRLPRKSDAAPSPRRFFGFAFLIGIWGRLYLFTYPSGEPISLTLFAVAALVGCIFGMTGMRVLILTGLLIAFLAGNAGWAGFVLAGGATLLAFLQPGIYQQGKRAILPCLILLIALILFSGLSERIGTTIWHLVRYGDRSATGAAINYPATLSTVIEARTIEWHSLQRALAGNSVLFFLGIIAYAYLCVRRPAALVFAPMLFLAVAATKLGARFSMYGSVAIGLGLGFGLTFLSSSRRWATRLNLPLQLLLLAAALWHPAHLIHDQKPFFFISKAFGEALVEMRSRVSSDAQFWVWWDFGYACQFYSRVSTFADGSRNSGEYVLPLARVHATHSPKEAGALIRFIAQEQTLMGNAGHPCANRPVYPNPTAEILDKMPPRKAKTFFDGIQDLALPDKASIPEQYLVLAWENIRISLAIRRFGTWDIVTGQTENPNLMVPTGRIALHTSEGTIDASGKRFKTRTIDLLSKEDNRHYEYPWNRGGWHVLSDLNTQTIALMDDGIYHSMMVQMLIGKPESFAPYFDLVLDRSPSVRIYRLNPWPSS; from the coding sequence ATGAAGCCGGAAGCAAGCCACTTCATTTGTCGACACCGCGATTGGATCCTGCCGATTATCCTGGTTTTTCTGCTGTGCACCGGCATCAGGCTCATCGACCTCATCCACTGGGACAGGCCGGACCTTTTCATAGACGGACAAAGGGTCATGGCCACGCACGATGCCTACGCGTGGCTGGCGGGGGCCGAAAGGGTCAACCAATACAGCTGCCACCCTATGGCCCTCCTGCTGCGATTCCTTCACGCCGCCACGGGATTGGGCGTCGCCAACCTTGCATTCTGGCTCCCCGTTTTCATGGCTCCCCTGGCGGCGCTCCCAATCGTCGTTCTCGGCCTCTGGTGGAGAGCCCCCCTGGGAACGGTCCTTGCGGGCACCCTCTGCACCGTCTCCAGCGGCTATCTGATCCGAAGCCGGCTCGGATTTTACGACACCGACCCTTTGGCCCTCTTTTTCGCAGTCGGCCTGGGGGTCGCTCTCGTTTGCTGGCTGGAGCCCGTTCTCCGCCTGCCCCGCAAAAGCGATGCAGCACCTTCGCCCCGGAGATTCTTCGGATTCGCCTTCCTGATCGGAATCTGGGGCAGACTTTATCTTTTCACGTATCCCAGCGGTGAACCCATCAGTTTAACCCTTTTCGCAGTCGCCGCTCTCGTCGGATGCATATTCGGTATGACCGGCATGCGCGTTTTGATTCTGACAGGGCTTCTCATTGCCTTTCTTGCCGGAAACGCCGGCTGGGCAGGGTTTGTTCTGGCAGGAGGGGCAACCCTTCTGGCTTTCCTCCAACCTGGCATTTACCAGCAAGGCAAACGCGCGATCTTGCCCTGCTTGATTCTTCTGATCGCTTTGATCCTCTTTTCCGGCTTAAGCGAAAGGATAGGCACGACCATCTGGCATCTTGTGCGCTACGGCGACAGATCGGCCACAGGCGCTGCCATCAACTACCCGGCCACCCTATCGACCGTCATAGAAGCCCGGACCATCGAATGGCACTCATTGCAGCGCGCTCTGGCAGGAAACAGCGTGCTCTTCTTCCTCGGCATCATCGCCTATGCCTATCTCTGCGTGCGACGCCCCGCCGCGCTCGTTTTTGCACCGATGCTTTTCCTGGCTGTGGCCGCCACAAAACTGGGGGCCAGGTTTTCCATGTACGGCAGCGTGGCCATCGGGCTCGGACTGGGTTTCGGCCTTACCTTCCTCTCCTCCTCGAGGCGCTGGGCCACGCGCCTCAATCTCCCTCTACAACTCCTGCTTCTCGCAGCGGCTCTGTGGCACCCCGCCCATTTGATCCACGATCAAAAGCCGTTCTTCTTCATTTCGAAGGCCTTTGGCGAGGCCTTGGTGGAAATGCGATCCCGAGTGTCGTCCGACGCCCAGTTCTGGGTCTGGTGGGACTTTGGATACGCCTGCCAATTCTACAGCCGCGTAAGCACCTTCGCAGACGGCTCCCGCAACAGCGGCGAGTACGTCCTGCCGCTTGCCCGCGTGCATGCCACACATTCCCCTAAGGAGGCCGGCGCGCTGATCCGCTTCATTGCTCAGGAACAGACGCTGATGGGGAATGCCGGCCATCCATGCGCCAATCGGCCCGTCTACCCGAACCCCACGGCCGAGATTCTGGACAAGATGCCCCCTCGAAAAGCAAAGACCTTTTTCGATGGCATCCAAGACCTGGCCCTTCCGGACAAGGCTTCCATCCCGGAGCAATACCTGGTTCTTGCCTGGGAGAACATCAGGATCTCCCTCGCGATCAGAAGGTTCGGAACATGGGATATCGTTACGGGCCAAACAGAAAACCCCAACCTGATGGTACCTACGGGACGAATCGCCCTTCATACCTCCGAGGGCACCATCGACGCATCCGGCAAGCGCTTTAAAACCCGGACGATCGACCTGCTCTCGAAGGAAGACAACCGGCATTACGAGTACCCCTGGAACAGGGGCGGCTGGCACGTTCTCAGCGACTTGAACACTCAAACCATAGCGCTGATGGATGACGGTATTTACCACTCGATGATGGTCCAGATGCTGATCGGCAAGCCGGAAAGCTTTGCCCCTTATTTCGATCTGGTTCTGGACCGCTCTCCCTCCGTAAGGATCTACAGATTGAACCCATGGCCGAGTTCATGA
- a CDS encoding glycosyltransferase family 4 protein yields MNLRLFLPGFIAFLISLVLMPVMIRLAASIGFTDNPSERDAHRRMHSAPVARGGGLVVSIGFIVPLCLFFPLDGPYGAVLIGVCILAISGTLDDRFDLSPALQLLAPLTAGLVVSLTGSHIRAVTNPFNGYFNLESALWFAHLLTVCWIVAMVLSVKILDGIDGLSAGIGAIASATIGAVALLVPGDERTASLAFLLGGVLLGYLPWNWHPARIYYGEAGAMLVGFVLAVTAILSTGKWVVTLMVMAIPLLDMGRVIVLRLMRGRKPWIGGRDHLHHLLSDSGLGVRGTTVVLCLLSGLMGLAAFLIQ; encoded by the coding sequence ATGAATTTACGGCTTTTTCTCCCGGGTTTCATCGCTTTTCTCATCAGCCTGGTCCTGATGCCCGTCATGATCCGCCTGGCAGCCAGCATCGGCTTCACGGACAACCCTTCCGAGCGGGACGCCCATCGGCGAATGCACAGCGCCCCGGTCGCAAGAGGCGGAGGGCTCGTGGTCAGCATCGGCTTCATCGTGCCCCTTTGCCTCTTCTTTCCTTTGGACGGACCTTACGGCGCGGTCTTGATCGGTGTCTGCATCCTGGCGATTTCGGGCACCCTCGACGATCGATTCGATCTGTCCCCGGCCCTTCAGCTCTTGGCCCCGCTCACCGCTGGGCTCGTCGTCTCTTTGACAGGTTCTCACATCCGTGCCGTGACGAACCCTTTCAACGGATATTTCAATCTGGAATCCGCCCTGTGGTTCGCGCACCTCTTGACTGTCTGCTGGATCGTGGCCATGGTCCTATCCGTTAAAATTCTGGACGGCATCGATGGATTGTCGGCTGGGATCGGGGCCATCGCATCCGCAACCATCGGGGCCGTCGCCCTCTTGGTTCCCGGCGACGAGCGGACCGCTTCCCTTGCCTTTCTGCTCGGAGGGGTGCTTCTCGGCTACCTCCCCTGGAACTGGCATCCGGCCCGGATCTACTATGGAGAGGCCGGGGCTATGCTGGTCGGATTCGTCCTGGCGGTGACCGCCATCCTCTCAACCGGAAAATGGGTGGTCACATTGATGGTCATGGCCATTCCACTGCTCGACATGGGACGGGTGATCGTTCTGCGCCTCATGAGAGGCCGTAAACCATGGATCGGCGGCCGCGATCATCTTCACCACCTCCTCTCCGATTCCGGTCTGGGCGTCCGCGGCACAACCGTCGTCCTTTGCCTATTGTCCGGCCTGATGGGCCTCGCTGCGTTCTTGATCCAGTAA